A stretch of the Tachysurus vachellii isolate PV-2020 chromosome 26, HZAU_Pvac_v1, whole genome shotgun sequence genome encodes the following:
- the mark4a gene encoding MAP/microtubule affinity-regulating kinase 4 isoform X2, whose product MSSRSALPSATDRSSDHHASLAASRSEKGTSVSSRSLGVRCRNSMPSCPDDPHIGNYRLLKTIGKGNFAKVKLARHVLTGREVAIKIIDKTQLNPTSLQKLFREVRIMKALRHPNIVQLFEVIETEKTLYLVMEYASGGEVFDYLVSHGRMKEVEARAKFRQIVSAVHYCHLKNIVHRDLKAENLLLDADSNIKIADFGFSNEFTLGNKLDTFCGSPPYAAPELFQGKKYDGPEVDIWSLGVILYTLVSGSLPFDGQNLKELRERVLRGKYRVPFYMSTDCEEILRRFLVLNPSKRCTLEQVMKDKWMNTGYEGDELKPHTEPVEDYSDAARIEVMVGMGFTTEDIKDALLNQKYNEVTATYLLLGLKTEDGAESRVSGSMTLPRVRPSPITNGTNKHSATTAASSSSSSSHSKTQRSASTYHRQRRHSDFCGPSMPVMHPKRSPTGGADRELRESRMPPRKASCSVMGSRSLPPSSPMVSTANNPNKAEIPERRKDMTATTNNIPGSTMTRRNTYVCTDRPSTDRQSLLQNGKENSSLSHRLPPASPSTLSISGAGASSSSSSADRCRLTRGSTIRSTFHGGQIRERVPSAYGPPPTSPTLSHDATLPAHGRSRATANLFSKITSKLTRRVNLDPSKRQGSNKSVSGCTLPQGSKTVRSQMNLRESADLRSQVAIYLGIRKRPSPGSGEGAGM is encoded by the exons atgtcCTCTCGGTCCGCTTTACCGTCTGCCACCGACCGGAGCTCGGATCAC CATGCGTCTCTGGCGGCGAGCCGTTCGGAGAAGGGCACCAGCGTGTCGAGTCGCTCTCTTGGTGTGCGCTGCCGCAACTCCATGCCCTCGTGCCCGGACGACCCACACATCGGCAACTACCGGCTCCTCAAAACCATTGGCAAGGGCAATTTTGCTAAAGTGAAGTTAGCTCGCCATGTCCTCACCGGCCGAGAG GTTGCAATAAAGATAATCGACAAAACTCAGCTGAACCCAACCAGCCTGCAAAAG CTGTTTCGTGAGGTGCGGATCATGAAGGCTCTTCGTCACCCCAAcatag TGCAACTCTTTGAGGTGATCGAGACGGAGAAAACGCTTTATCTGGTCATGGAGTACGCTAGTGGAG GTGAGGTGTTTGACTACCTGGTGTCACATGGGAGAATGAAGGAGGTTGAGGCCAGAGCCAAATTCAGACAG ATCGTCTCGGCCGTTCATTACTGTCACCTGAAGAACATTGTTCACAGGGATCTGAAG GCAGAGAACCTGCTGCTGGATGCCGACTCCAACATAAAGATAGCGGATTTCGGCTTCAGTAACGAGTTCACATTGGGAAATAAGCTGGACACGTTCTGCGGCAGCCCGCCCTACGCTGCACCCGAGCTCTTCCAGGGCAAGAAATATGATGGCCCCGAGGTGGACATCTGGAGTCTGGGGGTCATTCTGTACACGCTGGTTAGCGGCTCGCTGCCCTTCGACGGACAGAACCTTAAG GAGCTGCGTGAACGTGTGCTCAGAGGGAAGTATCGAGTTCCCTTTTACATGTCCACTGACTGTGAGGAGATTCTGCGCAGGTTTCTTGTGCTCAACCCCAGCAAGCGTTGTACActggag CAAGTGATGAAGGACAAATGGATGAACACAGGGTACGAAGGCGACGAGCTGAAGCCTCACACGGAGCCGGTGGAGGACTACAGCGACGCTGCCCGCATTG AGGTGATGGTTGGGATGGGTTTCACTACAGAGGACATCAAAGATGCGTTACTCAATCAGAAATATAACGAAGTCACTGCGACTTACCTTCTGCTGGGCCTGAAGACTGAG GACGGTGCAGAGTCACGTGTGAGTGGCAGCATGACGTTGCCGAGAGTGAGGCCGAGCCCCATCACCAACGGAACGAACAAACACTCCGCCACCACCGCCGCCTCTTCGTCCTCCTCTTCGTCTCACAGCAAGACGCAGCGCAGCGCCTCCACCTACCACCGCCAGCGGCGGCACAGCGACTTCT gtggtCCGAGCATGCCTGTGATGCACCCTAAGCGCAGTCCGACAGGCGGGGCCGACCGTGAGCTACGTGAGAGCCGCATGCCCCCACGCAAGGCCAGCTGCAGTGTGATGGGCAGCCGCAGCCTCCCGCCCTCCAGCCCCATGGTCAGCACGGCCAACAACCCAAACAAAGCCGAGATTCCTGAGCGACGGAAAGACATGACAGCCACCACT aacaaCATCCCTGGCAGCACGATGACTCGCAGGAACACGTACGTGTGTACAGATCGGCCCAGCACGGACAGACAGTCTCTACTGCAGAATGGCAAAGAGAACAG ctCCCTCTCTCACCGTCTCCCCCCAGCCTCTCCCTCCACTCTCAGTATTTCTGGAGCAGGAGCATCGTCCTCCTCGTCCTCAGCGGATCGGTGTAGATTGACGCGAGGTTCGACTATACGCAGCACGTTCCACGGTGGGCAGATTCGGGAGCGCGTGCCTTCCGCCTACGGGCCGCCGCCCACCTCGCCCACGCTCAGCCACGACGCCACGCTGCCAGCGCATGGCCGCTCCAGAGCCACGGCCAACCTGTTCAGCAAGATCACCTCCAAACTCACACGCAG GGTCAATCTCGACCCCTCTAAGAGGCAGGGTTCTAATAAGTCAGTATCGGGTTGCACTCTTCCACAGGGATCCAAAACAGTTA GGTCGCAAATGAACCTGAGAGAGTCGGCCGATCTACGCTCTCAGG